A genomic window from Vigna radiata var. radiata cultivar VC1973A chromosome 2, Vradiata_ver6, whole genome shotgun sequence includes:
- the LOC106752990 gene encoding putative pentatricopeptide repeat-containing protein At3g15930: MRSLKGLLTSCKTIHQALQIQAQAVVTGRHRDPFLMAPLISFFATNHLHHSHLLFSQIPNPDLFLFNFLIRAFSLSETPHHALSLFRSMLSSSPPVSPDSFTFPFLLKSSAKLSLPNLALQLYSHVIRSGFESSVFVVNALLQFYFVLRDAPNACKVFDESPVRDRVSYNTMLNGLVRAGRADCSLKVFGEMRGNRVEVDEYTFVALLSACSSLEDSRIGRVVHGLVYRILGCENENELLMNALVDMYAKCGCLEVAERVGCCGHGKCGVAGWTSLVSAYAMRGEVEVARRLFDQMGERDVVSWTAMISGYCHSGYFQEALELFVMLEGLGMEPDEVAVVAALAACARLGGLELGRRIHHKYDGRSWQRGTHGGFTCAVVDMYAKCGSIDTALDVFRRASDDMRTTFLYNSILSGLAHHGLGEHAMAVFEEMRLLGLKPDEVTFVALLCACGHNGLVDDGKRLFESMLSVYGVGPHTQHYGCMVDLLGRAGRLDEAYCLIQNMPFKANAVIWRSLLSASKIHGDVALARLASHELLAMEHDHGARYVMLSNVLTLVEXHDEAASVRKAIDDVRIQKPPGWSYVEINGGALHKFLAGDTSHPEAKASELMLRNIDMGLKTTGHTTGHVISE; encoded by the coding sequence ATGAGGAGTTTGAAAGGACTGTTAACTTCATGCAAAACCATTCACCAAGCTCTCCAAATCCAGGCCCAAGCGGTGGTCACAGGGCGCCACCGCGATCCTTTCCTCATGGCCCCACTCATCTCCTTCTTCGCCACCAACCACCTCCACCATTCTCACCTTCTCTTCTCCCAAATCCCCAACCCTGATCTCTTCCTCTTCAACTTCCTCATCAGAGCCTTCTCTCTCTCCGAAACCCCTCACCACGCCCTCTCTCTCTTCAGGTCAATGCTCTCTTCCTCCCCACCCGTCTCCCCGGACTCTTTCACCTTCCCATTCCTTCTCAAGTCCAGTGCCAAGCTATCGCTTCCAAATCTGGCTCTTCAGCTTTACTCTCACGTTATAAGAAGTGGGTTTGAGTCAAGTGTCTTTGTTGTAAACGCTCTTTTGcagttttattttgttctcaGGGATGCCCCCAATGCGTGCAAGGTGTTCGATGAAAGTCCTGTGAGGGACCGCGTTTCATATAACACGATGCTTAATGGGCTTGTGCGTGCGGGTCGTGCTGATTGTTCTTTGAAGGTTTTTGGGGAAATGAGAGGGAATCGTGTCGAGGTTGATGAGTATACCTTCGTTGCCTTGTTGTCCGCTTGTTCGTCCTTGGAGGATAGTCGAATTGGGAGAGTGGTGCATGGCTTGGTATATAGGATATTGGGTTGTGAAAATGAGAATGAGTTGTTGATGAATGCTCTTGTTGATATGTATGCGAAATGTGGGTGCTTGGAGGTGGCTGAGAGAGTAGGGTGTTGTGGGCATGGGAAGTGTGGGGTTGCGGGTTGGACTTCTTTGGTAAGTGCATATGCTATGCGCGGAGAAGTTGAGGTTGCTAGAAGGTTGTTTGATCAAATGGGTGAAAGAGATGTGGTTTCTTGGACGGCCATGATTAGTGGTTACTGTCACTCTGGGTATTTTCAGGAAGCATTGGAGCTGTTTGTGATGTTGGAGGGTTTGGGGATGGAACCGGATGAGGTTGCTGTGGTTGCCGCTCTTGCGGCGTGTGCGCGGCTAGGGGGCCTTGAGTTGGGAAGAAGAATTCACCACAAGTATGATGGTCGAAGTTGGCAGCGTGGTACCCACGGGGGGTTCACTTGTGCTGTTGTGGACATGTATGCCAAGTGTGGAAGCATAGACACTGCTTTGGATGTGTTCAGGAGAGCAAGTGATGATATGAGAACTACTTTTCTCTATAATTCTATTTTGTCTGGCCTTGCTCATCATGGTCTTGGTGAACATGCTATGGCCGTATTTGAGGAGATGAGGTTGCTAGGTTTAAAACCGGATGAGGTCACATTTGTGGCACTTTTATGTGCTTGTGGGCATAATGGTTTGGTTGATGATGGCAAGAGGCTCTTTGAATCCATGCTGAGTGTGTATGGTGTCGGTCCTCACACGCAGCATTATGGTTGCATGGTTGACCTTCTTGGTAGGGCTGGGCGATTGGATGAAGCATATTGTTTGATTCAGAATATGCCGTTCAAGGCCAATGCTGTGATATGGAGATCACTGTTGAGTGCTAGCAAAATTCATGGGGATGTGGCATTGGCTAGACTTGCGAGCCATGAGCTTCTTGCGATGGAGCATGATCATGGAGCCCGTTATGTGATGCTATCTAATGTGCTAACTCTNGTGGAAAANCATGATGAAGCCGCAAGTGTGAGAAAGGCAATTGATGATGTTCGCATCCAGAAGCCACCTGGTTGGAGCTATGTGGAAATTAATGGAGGAGCCCTTCACAAGTTTCTGGCTGGCGACACGTCTCACCCAGAGGCCAAAGCAAGTGAGCTGATGCTCAGGAACATTGATATGGGACTTAAAACTACTGGGCATACTACTGGGCATGTTATCAGTGAATAA